The following coding sequences are from one Shewanella violacea DSS12 window:
- a CDS encoding chalcone isomerase family protein, which translates to MKSFSDSLTKAALGTLMSAVIVSAALSSQVNAREISDINVAEQIVINDNQLQLNGAGVRSKFFIDLYVGSLYLTSPSHDLANVLAAEESAVRLNITSGMITSEKMHDAIIEGFDDATDGNTQEIQVQIDAFMALFSEEIIKGDQFTLVTSKSSGVTAYKNEVPQDTIKGEAFRQALLKIWLGDSPAQNSLKEEMLGK; encoded by the coding sequence ATGAAGTCCTTCAGTGATTCTTTAACTAAAGCCGCACTAGGCACACTTATGAGTGCCGTCATTGTCAGCGCTGCTTTGAGCAGTCAGGTCAATGCCCGTGAAATATCCGACATAAATGTCGCCGAACAAATTGTTATCAATGATAACCAGCTTCAGCTTAACGGTGCCGGTGTGCGCAGTAAGTTTTTTATCGATCTTTATGTGGGAAGTTTATACCTAACCTCACCTTCCCATGACTTGGCTAATGTCTTAGCCGCCGAGGAGTCTGCGGTTCGATTAAATATCACCTCGGGAATGATCACCTCAGAAAAAATGCATGATGCCATTATAGAAGGCTTCGATGATGCGACCGATGGTAATACCCAAGAAATCCAAGTACAAATAGACGCATTTATGGCCCTGTTTAGCGAGGAGATAATAAAGGGCGACCAGTTTACCTTAGTGACCAGTAAAAGCTCAGGCGTCACAGCCTATAAAAATGAAGTCCCACAGGACACGATTAAAGGCGAAGCATTTAGACAGGCCCTGTTGAAAATTTGGCTGGGTGACAGCCCTGCACAGAATAGCCTCAAAGAAGAGATGTTAGGCAAATAG
- a CDS encoding flagellar assembly protein FlgT: protein MKIILAIILLSFITYSSSISAAWIVVKGQANIVDGNISKAREDAIEQALTYATLKNGANFTSTQKVLNGQLVQDSFSLTNQAQANRVELVNELIEGQKLTVMLRVDVMESKGLQCDSQQLKAAILVPQFLIQDRAQLRYGNIGFFEKDLSQRLGDALQAQSLTSFVHIHADERLDVEQALVDIRGYRLPSWLSEITDSQYVLLPEIIDISTDPAESQMLGLWHSDPIRQFHIRLSLYHGISGEQIWSQSYITSSPWEFERQETVLSNHHRFWASAYGKSIDKVLANVVEDIDSSLSCRPVLGQIIAKQHDRVILNLGRRHGIRVGDKFQLVLQQNFTDRFDKMRAVAGKSPAEIRIDQVTEKTATAILVDRNASYNVQINDLAIKM from the coding sequence ATGAAAATTATCCTCGCAATAATTTTGCTCAGTTTTATCACTTATTCTTCAAGTATCAGCGCTGCATGGATAGTGGTCAAAGGTCAGGCAAATATTGTCGACGGTAACATAAGCAAAGCCCGGGAAGATGCCATAGAGCAGGCATTAACCTATGCCACACTAAAAAATGGTGCCAACTTCACCAGCACTCAAAAAGTCCTCAATGGACAACTGGTGCAAGACAGTTTCTCTCTCACAAACCAGGCCCAAGCTAACAGAGTGGAGTTAGTCAACGAGCTCATAGAGGGCCAAAAACTGACCGTAATGCTCCGAGTCGATGTCATGGAATCAAAAGGCTTACAATGTGATAGCCAGCAACTAAAAGCCGCCATACTAGTGCCTCAGTTTTTAATTCAAGATAGGGCTCAATTACGCTACGGTAATATCGGTTTTTTTGAAAAAGACCTATCCCAGCGATTAGGTGATGCACTGCAAGCCCAGTCACTGACCAGCTTTGTACATATCCATGCCGACGAACGTTTAGATGTCGAACAAGCACTCGTGGATATACGAGGATACCGCCTACCAAGCTGGCTCAGCGAAATCACCGATAGCCAATATGTGCTTTTACCTGAGATTATCGATATATCGACCGATCCAGCCGAAAGCCAGATGTTAGGCCTATGGCACAGTGATCCCATTCGTCAATTTCACATCAGGCTATCCCTCTATCATGGGATCAGTGGCGAACAGATATGGAGCCAGTCATACATCACCTCCTCTCCTTGGGAATTTGAACGCCAAGAAACCGTCCTCTCGAATCATCACAGGTTTTGGGCTTCAGCCTATGGCAAGAGTATCGATAAGGTCTTAGCCAATGTGGTGGAAGATATAGATAGCAGCTTGAGCTGCCGCCCGGTATTAGGACAAATCATCGCTAAGCAGCATGACAGAGTCATTTTAAACTTAGGCCGACGCCACGGCATCCGAGTCGGCGATAAGTTTCAGTTAGTACTGCAACAAAACTTCACCGACCGTTTCGATAAAATGCGCGCAGTCGCGGGGAAAAGTCCTGCAGAAATTAGAATTGACCAAGTCACCGAAAAAACTGCCACGGCAATTCTAGTGGATAGAAATGCCTCTTATAACGTGCAAATTAATGACTTGGCGATAAAAATGTAG
- the flgA gene encoding flagellar basal body P-ring formation chaperone FlgA, producing MKVKYVLFSLMFLSNHALSTQAAIVPTLSAISQLAIGVVEEKIDVADHARVNITPQSLDTRLKPPLCFPPVKAELASNRAIKRNNTIKITCKSPQLDYPWQIFISVRVDILYPVVVARQTLGPGDLIAKGDIVIKYVEQTLLRGQQFNNLAEVVGTRVKRRTPANQPIFSNNLCFVCKGDSVSIFARTDNFEIKTVGEALQDGNLGDRIRIKNTYSHKTVDARVIDVGKVEVRM from the coding sequence ATGAAAGTAAAATATGTCCTCTTTTCTTTGATGTTTTTGTCAAATCACGCTTTAAGCACACAAGCTGCAATTGTGCCTACTCTATCGGCCATATCTCAATTAGCTATAGGGGTTGTCGAAGAAAAAATTGATGTTGCAGACCATGCAAGAGTAAACATTACCCCGCAAAGTCTAGATACACGGCTTAAGCCACCATTGTGCTTTCCACCAGTAAAAGCAGAATTGGCTAGTAATAGAGCGATTAAACGCAATAACACCATAAAAATAACCTGCAAAAGTCCACAACTTGATTACCCATGGCAGATTTTCATCTCAGTGAGAGTCGATATTCTCTATCCAGTTGTGGTCGCCAGACAGACATTGGGCCCAGGAGATTTAATCGCAAAAGGCGACATCGTCATCAAATATGTCGAGCAAACCCTTTTAAGAGGTCAGCAATTCAACAATCTTGCTGAGGTAGTTGGTACTAGGGTGAAAAGAAGAACGCCTGCTAACCAACCTATATTCAGTAATAATCTCTGCTTCGTTTGTAAAGGTGATTCAGTCTCAATTTTTGCACGCACAGATAACTTCGAAATAAAAACCGTTGGAGAAGCGCTGCAGGATGGGAATTTAGGTGATAGAATTCGTATTAAGAATACCTATTCCCATAAGACTGTCGATGCGAGAGTCATAGATGTTGGCAAGGTCGAAGTCAGAATGTAA
- a CDS encoding TonB-dependent siderophore receptor, producing the protein MENKTFKLSLIIAAIYPHLSYAADSIEVNDTAAMEVIEVHAYRSNYQNEETTSASKMALSQLETPRAILTIDKKLIEDQQATSLSTVLKNASSTQSIMESDGHEAFSIRGFELSTNEGYLRDGEQKYSLIQEPVEMYESVEVLTGPAGLLYGQSAPGGLINMITKKPMYQNHVSMTQDIGADNFYRSVLDVTGPLTDKIRARVIASKQSQDSWRHYKDGNSPTTTRNLFAVMIDADLSDDTMISLRFDDKEQNGFNDSGAIFDEKGNLLVNKDVIWDQPWSVNNKDETSYGLKLVHFFDSDWKFSASAHHLDMKNDAQTGSPKAESIQSDGSYMISAGNRHNSYNVNTASFDLTGEFETGNIQHRLLVGSNLVDHSYKRRSSYGAIVEANINPNTGIPGIPTDYPSPESSNQYDRETYGIYTQDLITFNDQWEILVGARYDIYVKHKSKEDAELGKGEDRTYTNVLPNLSIMYHPTDNTTIYTTYSESFQPKDPVDSITDANDGMERDPEMGLLYEVGFKYKMSEALLTTSIFQIKKENISITTKPYVDPDDSSIDRITQQQGSEIHNGIDINLTGRIHPLVTLSAGAAYIDAKYEDQPEKIGVHPTDIPHFKANAWVNYALTNKLDLNLGVYYTGDSYGDNKNEEDKNEAYTLLDFGAIYRMNVSEDHDVKLQFKINNILDEDYVTGGDYSGKEFGRGRNYILTGTYQF; encoded by the coding sequence ATGGAAAACAAGACTTTTAAATTATCTCTTATCATTGCGGCAATATATCCTCACCTATCTTACGCAGCAGATTCAATAGAAGTTAACGATACAGCTGCCATGGAAGTTATCGAAGTTCATGCTTATCGTTCTAATTACCAGAATGAAGAAACGACCTCAGCATCTAAAATGGCACTTTCACAGTTAGAAACTCCTCGAGCCATACTTACCATTGATAAGAAATTAATTGAAGATCAGCAAGCAACGTCTCTCAGTACAGTATTAAAGAATGCATCAAGTACACAATCCATAATGGAATCCGATGGACATGAAGCATTTTCTATTCGTGGTTTTGAACTATCTACAAACGAGGGTTATTTAAGGGATGGTGAACAGAAGTATTCATTAATTCAAGAACCCGTTGAGATGTACGAAAGTGTAGAAGTCCTTACCGGTCCTGCCGGTCTTCTTTATGGTCAATCTGCACCCGGGGGCTTAATTAATATGATAACTAAAAAGCCCATGTATCAAAATCATGTATCTATGACTCAAGATATAGGCGCTGATAATTTTTATCGTTCTGTGCTGGATGTAACTGGGCCTCTAACAGATAAAATTCGTGCCCGTGTAATAGCATCTAAACAATCGCAAGATTCATGGAGGCACTATAAAGACGGTAATAGCCCAACGACAACACGAAATCTGTTCGCTGTTATGATTGATGCTGATCTGAGCGATGATACTATGATATCCCTTAGATTTGATGATAAAGAGCAGAATGGATTTAACGATTCCGGAGCTATATTCGATGAGAAAGGCAATTTACTGGTCAATAAAGACGTAATTTGGGACCAACCATGGAGCGTCAACAATAAAGACGAGACTAGCTATGGCTTGAAACTTGTGCACTTCTTTGATTCGGATTGGAAATTTTCTGCTAGTGCTCATCATCTTGATATGAAAAATGATGCTCAAACGGGATCGCCTAAAGCTGAATCAATTCAAAGTGATGGCAGTTATATGATTTCAGCTGGTAATCGTCATAATAGCTATAATGTAAACACAGCCAGTTTTGATCTTACTGGAGAATTTGAAACGGGAAATATACAGCATCGTTTATTGGTAGGGTCTAATTTAGTTGATCATTCATATAAGCGTAGAAGTAGTTATGGTGCGATTGTAGAAGCAAACATAAACCCAAATACAGGCATTCCAGGAATACCCACAGATTACCCATCACCAGAAAGCAGTAATCAATATGACCGTGAAACGTATGGTATTTATACTCAAGACTTAATTACGTTTAATGATCAATGGGAAATTCTTGTGGGTGCCCGATACGATATTTACGTAAAACATAAGTCTAAGGAAGATGCTGAACTAGGCAAAGGAGAGGACAGAACCTACACAAATGTATTGCCTAACTTATCAATAATGTATCACCCTACAGATAACACTACGATTTACACTACCTATTCGGAGTCATTTCAACCTAAGGATCCTGTAGATAGTATTACAGATGCTAATGATGGTATGGAACGAGATCCTGAAATGGGTTTATTATATGAAGTTGGCTTTAAGTATAAAATGAGTGAGGCCTTGTTAACAACTTCTATATTTCAAATTAAAAAAGAAAACATATCTATAACCACTAAGCCTTATGTCGATCCAGATGATTCAAGTATTGATAGAATTACACAGCAACAAGGTTCAGAAATTCATAATGGTATTGATATTAATTTAACGGGGCGGATACATCCACTTGTCACCCTATCTGCAGGCGCTGCTTATATAGATGCAAAATATGAAGATCAACCTGAAAAAATAGGTGTTCACCCCACAGACATCCCTCACTTCAAAGCAAATGCTTGGGTCAATTATGCACTGACAAATAAATTAGATCTCAATCTTGGCGTTTATTATACCGGCGACAGTTATGGTGATAATAAGAATGAAGAAGATAAAAATGAGGCTTATACACTATTAGATTTTGGTGCCATATATCGCATGAATGTAAGTGAAGATCATGATGTAAAATTACAATTTAAAATTAATAATATACTCGATGAAGACTATGTAACGGGTGGAGATTATAGCGGTAAAGAATTTGGTCGTGGAAGGAACTACATATTAACTGGTACCTATCAGTTTTAA
- a CDS encoding sterol desaturase family protein — protein MTDELFSILASIVTALQSLSLPTVLFCLLAYLVKGKSALTAFRTCLPNSIFNISIMCFNLVLISFTFTNLGWLYSINVVEAFSQFWESLPEWLVILSAVFCGDFIGYWRHRLEHSRMLWPSHAMHHSDTNMSWLTLQRFHPFNRVTTTIIDAGLLISLGFPPYSLVANSLVRHYYGYFIHADLPWNYGAWNKVFVSPVMHQWHHANEPAAYNTNFATVFSVFDRAFGTYRVPSLCNIPLGISYNVGGNIFGQLLYPLKLSSYFKKFKKTQTKSIDT, from the coding sequence ATGACAGATGAGCTCTTCAGTATATTGGCCAGTATAGTCACCGCCCTTCAGAGCTTAAGTCTTCCTACAGTACTTTTTTGCTTGCTTGCCTACCTTGTAAAGGGAAAGTCTGCACTAACAGCCTTTCGTACATGTTTACCTAATAGTATTTTTAATATTAGTATCATGTGTTTTAACTTAGTTTTAATTTCATTCACTTTTACTAATCTTGGGTGGTTGTACTCAATAAACGTTGTTGAGGCCTTTTCACAATTTTGGGAGTCTCTTCCAGAATGGCTGGTTATACTCTCCGCTGTTTTTTGTGGTGACTTTATAGGTTATTGGCGACATAGACTTGAACACTCTCGTATGCTCTGGCCTTCACATGCTATGCATCATTCAGACACTAATATGAGTTGGCTTACCCTGCAAAGGTTCCATCCGTTTAACCGTGTGACGACCACTATAATTGATGCTGGTTTATTAATATCCCTAGGATTCCCCCCTTATTCTCTAGTAGCCAATAGTTTAGTACGCCACTATTACGGCTATTTTATTCATGCTGACCTGCCGTGGAATTATGGTGCATGGAATAAAGTATTTGTATCACCAGTAATGCACCAATGGCATCATGCTAATGAACCTGCGGCTTACAATACTAACTTTGCGACTGTATTTTCTGTCTTTGATCGTGCTTTTGGCACTTATAGAGTACCAAGTCTTTGTAATATACCTTTAGGAATTTCTTACAATGTTGGAGGTAATATTTTTGGTCAATTACTTTACCCATTAAAGCTAAGCTCTTACTTTAAAAAATTTAAAAAAACACAAACTAAATCAATCGATACTTAA
- the flgM gene encoding flagellar biosynthesis anti-sigma factor FlgM: protein MAIDIKQVNTAVNTHIGKSPAHKGSEKTNDDAVNSLSTPPKSDSVSLTSQAQQLQSTQAKMNDIPEINEQKVQEIKLAIAEGRYKIDPEKLATNIAQFENDLKGMN from the coding sequence ATGGCTATTGATATTAAGCAAGTAAACACAGCAGTAAACACTCACATTGGCAAGTCCCCTGCACATAAGGGCAGTGAAAAAACCAATGATGACGCCGTCAACTCTCTGAGCACACCACCCAAGAGTGACTCAGTGTCTTTGACATCTCAGGCACAACAACTACAAAGCACTCAAGCCAAAATGAATGATATTCCAGAAATTAATGAACAGAAAGTTCAAGAAATAAAGCTGGCAATCGCAGAAGGCCGCTATAAGATTGATCCTGAAAAACTGGCGACTAACATAGCTCAGTTTGAAAATGACTTAAAGGGGATGAACTAG
- a CDS encoding TetR/AcrR family transcriptional regulator has protein sequence MESITPDVNLSRSEQKRLQILEAAIELFCGQGFPCTSMDEVAKLAGVSKQTVYSHFGSKDELFVASIESKCVVHRLAEEVFIDPSQPEVALTSFAEYFGDLIVSPEALTVFTTCVAQSETHPSISALFFDAGPEHLLSLLSDYFEDVQKIGVYQFDDCRSCAVRLCLMMYGEMRLKLELGLNADDLIEGRASYLTGCITMFLKAYKA, from the coding sequence ATGGAATCGATTACTCCAGATGTAAATTTAAGCCGAAGCGAGCAAAAGCGTTTGCAAATACTCGAGGCGGCTATCGAACTTTTTTGTGGTCAAGGATTCCCCTGCACCAGTATGGATGAGGTGGCTAAGTTGGCAGGAGTGTCGAAGCAGACTGTGTATTCACACTTTGGCAGTAAAGATGAATTATTTGTCGCATCGATAGAGTCAAAATGTGTGGTTCATCGCTTGGCCGAGGAGGTGTTTATCGATCCCAGTCAGCCTGAAGTGGCCCTGACTTCCTTTGCTGAGTATTTTGGTGACTTGATTGTCAGTCCAGAAGCCCTGACTGTATTTACTACCTGTGTGGCTCAATCGGAAACCCATCCGAGTATATCGGCACTATTTTTTGATGCAGGACCAGAGCATTTGCTCAGCTTGTTGAGCGATTATTTTGAAGACGTACAAAAAATTGGTGTTTATCAATTTGACGATTGTCGCAGCTGTGCGGTTCGTCTGTGTCTGATGATGTATGGTGAGATGAGATTAAAGCTAGAGTTAGGTTTAAACGCAGATGATCTGATAGAGGGACGTGCTAGCTATTTAACAGGTTGTATAACAATGTTTTTGAAGGCTTATAAAGCCTAG
- a CDS encoding HNH endonuclease, translated as MLKLTNSICEALICGDWRLILVESLHGNNNVVRRCPECHGSIKLMKQGKDGQRAHFEHDKRNPSCSLGDSMGKKLKYNHISVTVSDKDRKASTSFEDLMAFCIDKDTVINDGDITEDIIEVLASPLSDSEKRQEINARIGQGKFRQNVIQVWGSDSCALTLTPVNEMLIASHIKSWRNCIDTNERLDGANGILLCAHIDKLFDRHLITFNKVGMEYRVKFSSQLDKSLMTQLGINERDALATSKMKSADLEKFEDYLSFHQKIFAQLNEINTL; from the coding sequence ATGTTAAAGCTGACAAACTCTATATGTGAAGCGCTTATTTGTGGTGATTGGCGTTTAATACTTGTTGAATCGCTTCATGGAAACAATAATGTTGTACGTCGATGCCCAGAATGCCATGGGTCTATTAAGTTAATGAAGCAAGGGAAAGACGGCCAGAGGGCACATTTTGAGCATGATAAAAGAAACCCTAGTTGCAGCCTTGGTGATTCGATGGGCAAGAAATTAAAATATAACCATATTTCAGTAACGGTTTCAGACAAAGATAGAAAAGCCAGCACATCATTTGAAGATTTAATGGCTTTTTGTATCGATAAAGATACCGTTATCAATGATGGCGATATAACCGAAGATATCATTGAAGTGCTCGCTTCTCCTCTGTCTGATTCAGAGAAGCGACAAGAGATAAATGCTCGCATAGGCCAAGGTAAGTTTCGACAAAATGTGATCCAAGTTTGGGGCAGTGACTCTTGTGCATTAACGCTAACCCCAGTCAATGAGATGCTTATAGCTTCCCATATAAAATCCTGGCGCAACTGTATTGACACTAATGAAAGGCTGGATGGTGCAAATGGCATTTTGTTGTGCGCGCATATAGATAAGCTTTTTGACAGACATCTGATCACCTTCAATAAAGTCGGTATGGAATACAGAGTCAAATTTAGTAGCCAGTTGGATAAATCTTTGATGACGCAATTGGGAATAAATGAAAGGGATGCACTGGCGACTAGCAAAATGAAGTCAGCCGACCTTGAAAAATTTGAGGATTACCTGTCTTTTCACCAGAAAATATTTGCTCAACTAAATGAAATAAATACCCTTTAG
- a CDS encoding FlgO family outer membrane protein yields MRKTLVFIAALLLSACANSGEDQSTDNLERGNQLPSTSAMNHLSEQIVRELVEQNDELRSDQPLLVATPVLLDSFNQTNAFGLQLQQGLIAALHGRQFNLVDINVGDNIRVTPQGDFLLTRDWKKLPSGIAVEHVVVSTLSMNTKGIVVNSRIVNITNNRVVSASQGAFNISELPGYLKASETITSRDGLLYRDPVRGLQQVQVIGGSQ; encoded by the coding sequence ATGCGTAAGACACTAGTATTTATTGCCGCGTTACTCTTGAGTGCGTGTGCAAATAGCGGTGAAGACCAGTCAACAGATAACCTTGAACGAGGCAATCAGTTGCCGTCCACATCGGCCATGAATCATTTATCTGAGCAAATTGTCAGAGAGCTGGTTGAGCAAAATGACGAACTCAGGAGTGATCAGCCTCTGCTGGTTGCAACCCCAGTCTTGTTAGACTCATTTAATCAGACAAATGCGTTTGGATTACAGCTACAACAAGGTTTAATTGCCGCCTTACATGGGCGTCAGTTTAACTTGGTGGATATCAATGTGGGTGACAATATCAGGGTGACTCCCCAAGGAGACTTTCTCCTGACTCGAGATTGGAAGAAGTTACCTTCAGGAATCGCTGTGGAGCATGTTGTGGTGTCGACTCTGAGTATGAATACTAAAGGGATAGTGGTTAATTCCAGGATAGTGAATATTACCAATAATCGCGTGGTTTCGGCATCACAGGGAGCATTTAATATCAGTGAATTACCTGGCTACCTGAAAGCATCGGAGACCATCACCTCACGAGATGGTTTGTTATACAGAGATCCCGTTAGAGGATTGCAGCAAGTTCAAGTCATAGGTGGTTCACAATGA
- a CDS encoding DUF2947 domain-containing protein: MAHTYIPLEQYQRKWIFNHKDLPVTDEDKAFIKPLDQKGAMEVWNKWISNRSSCTEQFSKGDWAAKADAWIETDDWQSTWDSEEAALPEIFAAHFDWTDNTPVYFCYEKYQVIETRWDVFVRNWKCFLFFDDGPLLISTKHKQAALFNQEGQYQIGHRG; this comes from the coding sequence TTGGCACATACCTACATCCCCCTAGAGCAATACCAACGTAAATGGATCTTTAACCATAAAGATCTGCCTGTAACCGATGAAGATAAAGCGTTTATCAAGCCGCTGGATCAGAAAGGGGCGATGGAAGTTTGGAACAAGTGGATCAGTAACCGTAGCAGTTGTACGGAACAGTTCTCTAAAGGCGACTGGGCCGCTAAAGCCGATGCCTGGATAGAAACCGATGACTGGCAGAGTACTTGGGACAGTGAAGAAGCTGCACTACCTGAGATATTTGCCGCCCATTTCGATTGGACCGATAATACTCCCGTCTATTTCTGTTATGAGAAGTATCAGGTTATCGAGACTCGCTGGGATGTGTTTGTACGCAATTGGAAATGCTTTCTCTTCTTCGATGACGGGCCACTGCTAATCTCCACCAAACACAAGCAAGCGGCACTGTTCAACCAAGAGGGTCAATATCAGATTGGCCATAGAGGTTGA
- a CDS encoding chemotaxis protein CheV: MSSILESVNKRTQLVGQNRLELLLFKLNGRQRFGINVFKVKEVLQCPPLTSLPKLNPNVKGVAHIRGKTISVIDLSAATGGRPVESTENCFIIISEYNRSVQGFLVCSVERIINMNWEAILPPPKGAGKFSYLTAVTEIEGELVEILDVEKILDEISPVKTEISKEADEQLTLDREKHFHIMVIDDSAVARKQIIRALVSLGLQIDTAKDGREALEKLVAIGAEMDDVSTEIPLIISDIEMPEMDGYTLTAEIRDNPKLKNIKVVLHTSLSGVFNQAMVEKVGANDFIAKFNPDELAAAVNKHLSL; the protein is encoded by the coding sequence ATGTCAAGCATTCTTGAGTCAGTGAACAAACGAACACAGTTAGTCGGTCAGAACCGTTTAGAGTTATTGCTATTTAAACTCAATGGTCGTCAAAGGTTTGGTATCAATGTTTTTAAAGTAAAAGAAGTTCTTCAATGTCCTCCTCTAACCAGCCTGCCTAAGTTGAACCCCAATGTGAAAGGGGTTGCTCATATCCGTGGTAAAACAATTTCGGTAATCGATTTGAGTGCGGCTACTGGCGGTCGTCCGGTTGAAAGCACTGAGAATTGTTTCATTATCATTTCTGAGTACAACAGGAGTGTGCAAGGCTTCTTGGTCTGTTCGGTTGAGCGGATCATTAATATGAATTGGGAAGCCATTTTACCACCGCCAAAGGGGGCTGGAAAGTTCTCATACCTCACGGCAGTGACTGAGATTGAAGGTGAGTTGGTTGAAATACTCGATGTGGAGAAGATCCTCGATGAGATTTCGCCGGTTAAAACTGAGATAAGTAAAGAAGCCGATGAGCAGCTGACCTTAGACAGGGAAAAACATTTCCATATTATGGTTATTGATGACTCAGCAGTGGCCCGTAAACAGATCATTAGGGCATTAGTTTCATTAGGTTTGCAGATAGATACCGCCAAAGATGGCAGAGAAGCACTGGAAAAACTAGTAGCAATCGGTGCCGAAATGGACGATGTATCGACCGAGATCCCTCTTATTATCTCAGACATTGAGATGCCAGAAATGGACGGCTACACTTTAACTGCAGAGATTAGAGACAACCCTAAGTTGAAGAACATTAAAGTTGTGCTGCATACGTCTTTAAGCGGGGTATTTAACCAAGCTATGGTCGAGAAAGTCGGTGCAAATGATTTTATTGCCAAATTTAATCCAGATGAACTTGCGGCAGCTGTTAATAAGCATTTGAGTCTATAA
- a CDS encoding LPP20 family lipoprotein, with product MKKWLILTLMFISGCASQDRYIEWETQAPDSFPKLTAIGYAPLDTQPAQSQAQKVVMAMQASKIAAYRELAEQVFGQQLSASSSVNDWMLSSDSIQASVSGVIRGAKVVKSYPAGDHYVTELELDFSLVWALYQQQNRPQKIKEITYF from the coding sequence ATGAAAAAATGGCTAATCCTAACCTTAATGTTTATCTCAGGCTGTGCGTCACAGGACAGGTATATAGAGTGGGAAACCCAGGCTCCTGATAGCTTTCCTAAATTAACGGCAATAGGCTATGCACCATTAGATACTCAGCCTGCCCAGTCTCAAGCACAAAAAGTGGTAATGGCGATGCAAGCCTCTAAAATTGCTGCATACAGAGAATTGGCCGAACAGGTGTTTGGCCAGCAGTTGTCAGCAAGCAGTAGTGTCAATGACTGGATGTTATCTAGTGATAGCATTCAAGCTTCGGTATCTGGAGTGATACGTGGTGCTAAGGTGGTAAAGAGTTATCCTGCTGGGGATCATTATGTGACTGAACTAGAGTTAGATTTTTCCTTGGTATGGGCCTTGTATCAACAGCAAAATAGACCGCAAAAAATAAAAGAGATCACTTACTTTTAA
- a CDS encoding flagella synthesis protein FlgN, whose protein sequence is MSQINDIVELQFELLNKLKVIIKDETTALTNQDADSLLSLASAKAGLLDELKRKDEALSLHADKALLISDVHLSARVTSAKNLLDECKQLNSENSSLIELNIASMNRFSQALQVSRNASSLTYNGKGKTSTISTLGNDIQA, encoded by the coding sequence ATGAGTCAGATAAACGACATCGTCGAACTTCAGTTCGAGCTGCTTAACAAGCTAAAAGTAATCATCAAAGATGAGACAACTGCCTTGACCAATCAAGATGCAGATAGTCTACTTTCCTTGGCAAGCGCCAAAGCTGGATTACTCGATGAGCTAAAACGCAAAGATGAAGCTTTATCTCTCCATGCTGATAAGGCCTTACTCATCAGTGATGTACACTTGTCTGCTCGAGTCACATCGGCCAAAAACCTGCTGGATGAATGCAAACAATTGAACAGTGAAAACTCCAGCCTGATAGAACTGAATATCGCAAGCATGAATCGATTTTCCCAGGCCCTGCAAGTTAGCCGCAATGCCTCTAGTTTAACCTATAACGGCAAGGGTAAGACCTCGACGATATCTACCTTAGGCAATGATATACAAGCCTAA